The Cryptosporangium phraense region CCAGACCCGGCCGGTCTCGGCGTCGGTCTCGCCCGTGGCCAGCGCCACCACGACCGACGCGCCCTGCTCGGCGGTCCGGTAGCCGGCGTGACCGTTGAGGTCGGTCGCGCAGTAGCCCGGGTTGGCGGCCAGCACCGGGAACGGCAGTTCCTTGGCGTACATCGCGGTCACCATGTTCAACGCGGTCTTCGACGCCGGGTACGGGATTCCGACCAGCGCGGCCAGCGGGCTCGCCGGGTCGGTCACCGCGGTGATCGACCCGACCTCGCTGGAGACGTTCACGATCCGGGCGCCGTCCGACGCGCGCAGCAGCGGCAGGAACGCGTTGGTCACGGCGACGACGCCGAAGACGTTCGTCTCGAACACCTGCCGGAGCGCGGCCCGGGGCGTCGTGCTCGGGCTTCCGTGGTGGTCCCCGATCAGCCCCGCGTTGTTGACGAGCAGGTCGAGGTGCGCGTGCTCGGCGGCCACTCGGGCGGCGGCCTTCTCGATCGAGGCATCGTCGGTCACGTCCAGCGGCACGAACGTCGCTCCGAGCGCGTCCGCCGCCGCGCGGCCCCGGCCCTCGTCCCGCGCGGCCACGAGGACGGTGAAGCCGCGGGCGACGAGCAGGCGAGCGGTCTCGTAGCCGATGCCCTTGTTGGCTCCGGTGATGAGTGCGATCTGTGTCATGCGCTCAGTTTTTGGGGGCGGGGAGCGCGGGACCAGAGACGGGAAGAGCCTGGTATCCGCGGTACCACCCGCGGCTGTTCACTCTGCGGGACCCTGGTGACATGAACCCGCGCGAGGAGACCGCCGCGTTCCTGCGCGCCCGGCGGGCCCGGTTGCGGCCCTCCGACGTCGGGCTCCCGGACGGCGTCCGCCGCCGGACGCCGGGGCTGCGGCGCCAGGAGGTCGCGCAGCTCGCCGGGATGTCGATCGACTACTACATCCGGCTCGAACAGGGGCGCGGCCCGAGCCCGTCGAAACAGGTGCTCACCGCGCTGGCCCGAGCCCTGATGCTGACGCGCGACGAGCGCGACTACCTGTTCCGGATCGCGGGTCAGCACCCGCCGGCCGCGCCCGCGCCGTCGCGCGAACTGACGCCGGCGATCCGCGTCCTGCTCGCCTCGCTGAAGGACGTCCCGGCTTACGTCGTCGACGCGGCCTACACGGTGCTGGCCTGGAACGACCTGGCGGTCCACTTCCTCAGCGATCTCTCGCTGGTCCCCGAGGCCGACCGCAACATGATCCGCTGGATGTTCCGCCACCCCCACGGCGACGACTCGTTCACCCGCTCGACGGTCGCCGA contains the following coding sequences:
- a CDS encoding SDR family NAD(P)-dependent oxidoreductase, giving the protein MTQIALITGANKGIGYETARLLVARGFTVLVAARDEGRGRAAADALGATFVPLDVTDDASIEKAAARVAAEHAHLDLLVNNAGLIGDHHGSPSTTPRAALRQVFETNVFGVVAVTNAFLPLLRASDGARIVNVSSEVGSITAVTDPASPLAALVGIPYPASKTALNMVTAMYAKELPFPVLAANPGYCATDLNGHAGYRTAEQGASVVVALATGETDAETGRVWGDRSLLGGDADGIIPW
- a CDS encoding helix-turn-helix transcriptional regulator, whose product is MNPREETAAFLRARRARLRPSDVGLPDGVRRRTPGLRRQEVAQLAGMSIDYYIRLEQGRGPSPSKQVLTALARALMLTRDERDYLFRIAGQHPPAAPAPSRELTPAIRVLLASLKDVPAYVVDAAYTVLAWNDLAVHFLSDLSLVPEADRNMIRWMFRHPHGDDSFTRSTVADLRAAYARYPGDPGIESLVTELLGTSPRFAEFWSAHDVEERRRIVKSVVSPRLGPLEFECQVLQIPETGQRIIVYCAEPGSPTAEVFRSLSAVGP